The Chryseobacterium oranimense genome contains the following window.
TTTGCTTCAGGAATAGAAATACTTTCTGCAATACAAACCATGGGGAAGGAGATTCCTGTCATTATGCTGTCCGGTATGGGACAGGAAGAGGTGGTGCTTAATGCTTTTGACCTCGGAGCTTCGGATTTTATTGTAAAACCTTTCAGTCCAAATGAATTGATGCTGAGAATTAAAAGATTTACTCCTAAATAAACGAATATGCTGCTAACCACTTCTGTACATTTCCTTTTTCTTGTTTTCCTTGGAATGTTGTTGCTCGTACTGTTATTAATTATAGGGGTACTTTTTTACAGCTTTTTTCAATATAAAGAATCTGTGAAAATCTCAGAATGGATAAAGATTATTAATCAAAAAATATCAGAAGTTATTGTTTATGAAGATCAGGAGCTGTCTTCGGATCAAAATTTTATGGCTTCTTCGGGGAGTTCATTATTTCGGAATGTATTCCTGCAGAAACTTGTAGATTCTGAAAAGAAATTTTCAGGATCTGCAAAAATTAAAATTAAAAACCTCTTCAAAGAATATCATCTCCAGCAGGAAGCTGGCAAAAAGCTTGATCAGAAGAAACCCTACCTCATCGCCGGCGGAATACAGGAGCTTACGGTAATGGAGGTAAAAGAAAGCCTTCCCAGAATTTCCTCTTTTTTATCCCATCCTTCCCCACACGTTTATCAGGAAGCGCAATACGCCATGGTAAGCTTTAAAGGTTTTGAAGGCCTGGATTTTCTAAATACTGCGACAGAAAAAATTTCAGAATGGCAGCAGCTTCGTCTTCTTCTTTCTATCACCAGCATACCGGAAAACTCAGCAGAAGCTATTGAAAGCTGGCTTAGAAGTTCCAATGACTCCATTATTATTTTTACTTTAAAATTATTGAGGAAGTTTCAAATGCTTTCTTTTTATCCGACTGTGGTTACTCTTTTGGAGCATTCATCAGTTGAGGTCAGGGTACAGGCCGTACAGACAATTTTGTCGCTCGAAAACCCTTCCACAATTCGTTTTCTTACGGAAGTTTATCCTGACCAGCCGTATGAAGTTCAGCTTGAAATTCTTCGTGTGATGAAAATTTCCAAAGACCAGTGCTGCACTGAACTGATTAAAAAAGAATTATCGGAAAACACCAATACAGGGATTAAGGTATATGCTGCGGAAACCCTTTTTGAACTGGGACACCAGGAATATTTAATTAAACTTTCCAGAGATGAAGCTTCATCCGAAGAATTAATTCAAATTATAAAATACGCACTCCAGGAAAAAGTATGTTAGAATTCTCACACATTATCTATGAAGTTGTTATATGGTTATTCCTGCTGTACGGGACTGCAGTAACTGTTATTTATGGCTGGATCGGGATCTATGCGCTGGGAGCCGTAATACGCTATAAAAAAGAAAACGCATTCACCGATTACAGTATTATTGCTGCCAATCCCAATGCGCCTGCCTTCAGCCTTCTTGCGCCTGCTTACAACGAAGGAATGACCATTGTGGAAAATGTAAGGTCGTTATTGTCCCTTTATTATCACAACCTGGAAATTATCATCATTAACGACGGGAGTAAGGATGATTCTATCCAGAAACTGATCGAAGCTTACGAGCTGGAAAGAGTGTCTTTCTTTGTGCAGGGAAAAATTGAAACCAATAAGATAAAAGGTGTTTATAAAAGTAAAAATCAGGCTTTTAAAAAACTTATCGTTGTAGATAAGGAAAACGGAGGTAAAGCTGATGCCTTAAATGTGGGAATTAATGTTTCTTCCGGAGATTATCTGGTGTGCATCGATGTGGATTGTATTCTGGAGCAGGATGCTATTTTAAAACTGGCCAAACCTTTTCTTGAACAAACTGACAAAAAATATATTGCCTGCGGAGGGGTGATCCGCCTTGCCAACAACTGCGTCATTGAAGACGGGAAAGTAGTCAGTGTAAATATGCCTAAAACGCTGCTGGGAAGAACCCAGGCCCTGGAATATATCCGGGCTTTTGTTTTGGGACGAATGGCCTGGTCACGGGCATCAGGACTCATACTGATCTCCGGAGCTTTCGGGGTTTTCGACAGGAAAATTGTTCTGGAATGTGGCGGATACGATAAAAGTACGGTAGGTGAGGATATGGAACTGGTAGTCCGTATGAGGAAATACATGGAAGAAAGGAATGAGCCTTATGAAGTACTTACAATTCCAGATCCGCTTTGCTGGACAGAAGTTCCTGAAAGCAAGGATATCCTGAAAAAACAACGTAACCGCTGGATGCGAGGAACCATTGAAACTTTATGGAAACACCGAAAAATGATGTTCAACCCAAAATACGGAAAGCTGGGTATGGTAAGCCTTCCTTACTGGTTTTTCTTTGAGTTCCTGGGCCCTTTGGTTGAGTTTTTAGGATATATTATATTTTTTGTTTTTCTTCTATTGGGGATTATCAACTGGTCGTTTTTTGGGGTTTTGTTTGCATTGGTGGTATCAATGGGGTTTCTTTACTCTATTTACGGGATTCTGGTGGATCTTGTCAGCCATCAGGTATATACCAAGCGAAAAGATTTTCTTACCTTAATAGGAACTGCTTTCTCAGAACCGTTCTACTTTCATCCAATCGTGGTGAAAGCCGGTGTGAACGGGTTTATAGATTACTTTAAAAAATCTCATGGTTGGGGCGAAATGACAAGGCAGGGCTTCAACCAGAATACCAAAAATTTACCTTTAAAAGAAAGGGTTGCAGCCATTCTTAACCATGGGTTGAGGAAATTGGGCATGGTATCTTTGGTTTTTCTGATCTTGTTTTTAGTAGGGGTTACGGCAGAATGGCTTTGGTACAGGTATTCATTTTCAAGATTTAATTCTTCTTCAATTGTGGGACCTCTCTTTTTTGAAAATATTTTATTTGCCTTTAAACTGATATCTGTTTTTGGAGTTATTTATTTAATTATTAATTCCGTAAAAGAAAGCTGGGCCAATTTATCAGCGTTGGTCATATTTTCATTTGTGGCTGTTGTGCAATACATCCTCTTCCTGTATTTCTCGGAAACCCAAAATCTGCTTGGGGCAGATATTTTGTATTACAGCAAAGATGAGATTGAACAGATTTTAAGGGCGGGCGGAATGCTTAATTTTAAAAATTTTGCGCTGCTGGGAATTTTAATTGCAGTATGTGCTATCCCTTTATGGATCGCAGGGAAATCCTCTTTTAAATCAAAATATATAGGAATCGCTTTTTTAAGCCTTGGTCTGATTGCTTTTTTTGTTCCAAATAATCTGGTGCAGTCCAAGGAATTAAACAAAACGAATAATACCTTCAGCCAGACTGCTTCAAAAAGTAAATGGGCCTATTTTTTTATATCCAACGAGGATAATTTTATTAGCGATCATCCGGAAATCAGTGAATTGATTAATGATGATGAAAATTTTACGGCCGATGCTGAAATGCTCGACCAATCATTTCCTTTCTGGAGAAAAGAAAATACTCCGGACTTTTTAGGGGCTTATTTCAACAGGTCCGAAGAGGTTCCGAATCTTGTCTTTGTTGTGTTGGAAGGCTTTGGGCATGCTTATACTTCTTCCAAAGGTTATATAGGGAATTTCACACCTTTTCTTGATTCTTTAGCCAATAAAAGTTTGTATTGGGAAAACAGTTTAAGCTCTGCGGGGAGGACGTTCGGTGCTTTGCCTTCACTCACCGGGTCGCTTCCTTTCGGGAAAAACGGATTTCTGGAAATTGAAAATACACCGGAACATTTTAACCTTTATAATATCCTGAAAGCCAACGGTTTTGAAACAGGATTTTTCTATGGCGGAAATTTATCATTCGACCGTTACAGAAATTTTCTGGAATATAGTAAAGTAGATCATATGGTAGATATTGCATCCTATAATGGTGCTTACAAAAAACTTCCGGCAACCAATGGAGACAGTTGGGGCTATGAAGACCAGGCGGTTTTCAGAAAGGTGCTGGAGACACAGAATGTGCAGCAAAGACCATATTTCAATATGCTTCTTACGCTTTCTACCCATAATCCGTTTTTGATTAATAACAGGGCGTATTATGAAAAGCTTTATAATGAAAGATTACAATCCGGTTTCTTAAATCCGGATCAGAAAAAATGGGCAGCGGGATTTAAAAACCAGTTGATTTCTGTCCTCAATGCAGATGATGCCCTGAAAAACTTCTTTGAAAATTACGGGAAACGTCCGGATTTTCAGCATACGATTTTCGTTATAACAGGGGATCACAGTATGCCGGAAATTACGCTGGAGTCTAAAATTGACAGGTTTCATGTGCCACTGCTCATTTATTCGCCATTGCTGAAAGAGCCGAAACGTTTTCAGAAAACGACAAGTCACTTTGATGTTGCTCCTTCTGTTTTAGCTTATTACAGAAATAATTATAAACTCCGTACACCATCTACAGTTACCTGGGTAGGACGAGGTTTCTCTCCGGATTCACAGATAAGCAAAGCCGGAATTCCTATGATGCAGAGTAAAAATATGATGGTTGATTTTGTTTCAGATAAATATTATCTTCATGATGGGCAGCTGTTCACGCTTAAAAACTCTGAGGAGGATCCTTCTGATGATGCTTCTGCCTTGAAGTTGATCAATGGGCGTTTTAATCAGTTTAAAAGCATGAACTCCAGGTTTTATGCCAGCAAGAAACTGATGCCGGATTCTGTAATGATTAATTTTATGAAAAAAAATAAATAAAACAGTTTAAAACTTTCTTGTATAGCCTAAACTGATGTCAAACTGATTTCCTTTCTGATTTGGAAGGTATTCCTGATTGTAATACATGGTTCCTACAGAAAACATGTTAGATTTTAAGGAAAAATTATATTCAGCACCTATTTTAAAGGTTTTAAGCTTAAAAGTTTCGTTTTCCAGAAGGTTATTCCGGTTTTCTTCCGGGCTTATTCCTGTACCGATCTGAAAGCCAAAATAATCCTGCGCACTTTTTGTATAATACCGTACCGTTCCCGTATAGGAATGTGAAATATTTTTGCTGTCCGGCGTAATGTAGGTTCTTACATTGAACCAGAAATTTTTGTAATATTTCCCGACAGATGCGGTATACATCCAGATGCTCTTGCTGAAGTAAAGCTGTCTGTATCCGATTTCTGCTTCAAAACTCCTGGGAAGATTGGCATTCACGGAAACTCCTGTACGGTATTTCGGGAACAGTCCGACGTCATTAGAGTAGGCACCTCCTACATAGAGATAAAACATTTTTGATAGCCGCGGATAAGCTTCCAGTTCAATCTGGGTGCCATCTTCTGCAAATTTATTGGCATAATTTCCCCTGATAATCACTGCGCCAATAGGAGTGGCTCTTTTATAACTGAGTCCTATAATATGCCAGTCGTTATCAAACTGTTTGTCGAAATGAGAATAGTTGTAAAGAATACTTACAGCATTTTTGTAAGTAAATTCATGCACCCTTACAGCCAGACTGTTGGCGTCCGTATTTTTTGGATTAATCGCTAGAACAGCTTTGATAGCTTTTTCAGATTCAATATAATTTTTGTCTGCGTATTCTACTTTTGCTTTCAAAAGCCAGAGTGCTTCAGACTGAGGGTGAAGAGATAATCCTTTATTGATGATTTCTTTTGCCTTGCTGTACTGATCATTCCAATATTCCAGGGAAGTATAGGCAACGAAATAATCTTCATCCTGAACATTTTTTTTTCCAAGATCTTCAAAAACTGCTCTTGCAGACTCCGGATCTTTATTCCATGTATAAACTCTTCCTAAAAAAACTGAAATATCGGTATAGTTGGGTGCTGTTTCCAGAGCTTGTCTGGCAAGCGCAATAGAAGTGGTATAATCTTTATTTTCGAATGCGGCTGTTCTTGCTTTTGCAAATAATTCGTCAGCTGACGCCTTTTGCTGGGCATATATTTGTAACGGAAGCAATACCAGAAGAACTAAATATCCAAAGTATGTTTTCATTGAAGTGAGATGGTTAATCAATTTTAATAGATAGCTTATATCTTAATAACAAATATATTGAACTTTTGTGAGCAATTTGCTAGCAATAAATTTTTATCTGTATATTTTTAATGACGATAAGATAAGCCAACGAAATAATGCTTGGCTGCAGTCTGCTGTATTCCATAATTGATTCCGATATCTAATTTAAGGTCTTTTACGACTTCCATTTGAATGGCGGCATTGATAAAATTAGAAAGTTCATGAGCTTTAAAATCATACGTATAATAGGTTTCCGCAATCCAGTCAATTCCCTTAGATAATGGATGGCTGATCGTTAATGTTTGCAGAAATTCGGTATGCATCGAAGGTTGGTCTGTATCCTTGAGTTTATCCACTTCTACCTGCAAGCCAAGCTTCCATTCACCGGGTAACTTATATGACATGGGTACTATCAGGCCGTACTCATAGCGGCTTTCCTCATATTCAGAAGTCGGAAATTTTACGTAGGGTAAAACAGCCAGCGCAAAAGCACCATGGTTGTTTCCTATTAAGTTTTGTTTTATTCTCAAGGTTATATCACCGATTCCTTTATTCACTGCTTCAGAGTTTGAATCTAATTCCTTCTCCTTTTGCCGTCCATAGGTCTGGAAGCCAACCTGTATTGCAGTATTGCTGGTAATCCCAATTTTCAGGTTTGCCTGATTGATGAGCAATGTGCTTATTTTCTGCATATCTGATTTCTCATGTATGAGTCTCACCAAGTCCGTTTCAAACTGAACATGGCCTGCATCTACTGTATAAGGGGATTCGGTAACATCGGGACGATCAGTTTCCATTTCTCTCATAAGCTCCCGTGGTACAGGATTAAAAAGTGAGTAATTTTTGTGAGACTCTTGTTGTGCAAAACACACTGATGGCAGAAATAAGGCGGCAAAAGCTAATTTTGAAAAAAAATAAAGGTTATTCATAGAGTTATTTAAAAGTTTTTTAATGTTTGGGATACCATTAATACACACTTTAGGTTCAGCTGGTTTGTGAAATAGATATCCCTGCTGCGAATGGATTATTCATCTTTTTTCTTATAGTGCTCGATATTATTGAATTGATGATAAGAAATACGGAGCTGTCTCAGCTGTTCTGCAATTACTTCTGAGCTTTTTGCACACAGGTTGCCACTTTTCAAAGCATTGTCATAAGCTTCAATAGCATGTTTTTCACCAAAAACTACATTTTCCAAAGTTTCTTTATCATTATTACTTCTCGGTAAGGAATTTTTAATGTCTATCCATGTCCGGTGCAGGCTGCCTGCTAATGATGAGGTTTCTTCATCGGGATTTCCGCCTCTTTCGGTAATGAGATTGATAATTTCATTCTTCATTATTTTTGACTGAGAAATCATTTTGTCGTATTCTCCTTTCAGGTCAGAATAGCTTTCCCAAACTTTTCCTTCTACGCTTTCAAAACCTTTAATTCTGTCATTGGTTATATGAAGTAAATCATTGAGGGTTGAAATTGTTTTAGTATTTTCCATATTAATTATTTTTAAAAAATTAAACAATAAATATGCCCGTAATGTTTATTTTGTGGTATCTATTGGCTTTTTTTATATAATATTCACAAATTTTAAATGGGGTATTCCTGGTCTGGAAATTTTATCTGCAAGCATTATTTCGTTGTGTGCTAATATTTTAAGATCTGCATTAAAAGCTCTTTTATTTTTAATTTCTCATTATAAAAATGAATTTAGTTTATTTATATACAATTTTCTTATTGGCTGTCATAGAATCATACTCTTTTTATCTATTGATTTAAATTTTTAACTTATTGTTTATTAATGTTTTATGCTCTTTGTTTAATTACTTTTTATTAAAACAAATACTTACCACTTCCAGTTTTTAAATCATAAAATTAAAATAAAAACAAAATTAAGTATATTTATATTCTTTTATAAGTATATTTGTATACTAATTTGATTCAAATGAATTTTGATCTTATAAAATCAGTTGTGGAACTCGTTCAGCAATTTACAGAGTAAAATGAAGGTAAGGCGATATACAGCAACAATCTTCAGGGCTTTACGGAATGGCTCACCGCTTCCTGTAAAAATGATTCTGAACAGGAAGATCCACATTGGGAAGGAAAGGAATCAGGAAGAAGTTCAGACAGTATCATCAATACTTTACTGATAAGAATAAGCAGATATGCAAAATTCTATTCCCGGTCGGCCATCAGCAATTCAATATTTTCAAGTCAGGACGATTTTATTTACCTGATAAGCCTGAAAACGATGGGAGCTATGACAAAAATGCAATTGATAAGGCGTAATGTACACGAGAAATCTTCAGGTATACTCATTATTAACCGCCTGATCCGTAATGGCTGGGCGGTGCAGACGATCACTGAAAAGGATAAAAGAACAAAGCATATTCATATAACAGAGAAAGGACTTGCCATATTGGATGAGCATATGGATGAAATCCGCAAAGCTTCAAAGGTAGTAGTAGGAAATCTCACACATTCTGAACAGATGCTGCTCATCATCTTACTGTCCAAACTGGATGAATTTCATGATTATTATTTTCGGATGAATCTGGAAACCAGAGATCTGCTGGATAATGTGTATAAAAGGTTGAATTAATGCAGTACTATAAGTACCTGCTGGAACTATTAAATAAACAAGAATGAATAGTGGAAGCTTAAGAAAGAAGATTGCGGTAATAGGTTCTGGATTTTCCGGACTCTCTGCTGCAGCCTATGCCGCGAAATCCGGAAATGAAGTACATGTATTTGAAAAGCATCACCAGCCTGGCGGACGTGCGAGACAATTTAAAACAGAAGAAGGCTATGTTTTCGATATGGGACCCAGCTGGTACTGGATGCCTGATATTATTGAAGGCTTTTTCGCAGATTTTGGCTATAAAGCATCTGATTTCTTTAAACTGGTTCCTTTAAATCCTCAGTTTGAAATGGTCTTTTCCAAAGAAAAGGTTTCAGTTCCTGAGAAGAATGAAGATATCCGAGAGTTATTTGAAAAAATAGAAAAGGGAGCGGGTAAGAAATACGATCAATTCATGAAATCTGCCCAATTCAAGTATGAAGTAGGAATGAAAGATTTTGTAACCAAGCCATGTTACAACTGGCTTGAATTCGCTTCATTAAAAATAGCAGGCAGTGCTGTAAAGCTTAATCTTTTAAGTGATTTCAGAAAATATGTTTCAGGTTATTTTGCTGATCCGAAACTCAGATCCCTGATGGAATTTCCGGTTATATTCCTTGGAGCTTCCCCTCAGAATATTCCGGCTCTTTACAGCCTTATGAATTACGGAGGATACGTTTTGGGAACAAAATACCCGATGGGAGGCTTCTATCAGCTTGTTCTGGCGATGAAAGAAGTTGCTGAAAAACAGGGCGCGACTTTTCACTTTAATCATGATGTACAGAAAATCAATACAGAAAACGGGAACGTTACTTCAATAACGGTGGATGGTAAAGATTATGAATTTGATGCAGTTATTGCCTCATCGGATTATCATCATACGGAAACATTAATTCCTAAATCGCTCAGAAACTACAATGATGCGTATTGGAAAACAAGAACCTTTGCTCCTTCATGTCTTATTTATTACCTGGGAATCAAAGGGAAAATTCCTCATCTGAAACACCATACCCTGTTTTTCGAAAATGATCTGGATAATCATATAGACTGCATTTATTTAAATAAGAAATGGCCTTCCAAGCCTCTTTTTTATGCATGTTGTCCCTCCAAGACAGATCCGGATGTAGCTCCTGAAGGTTGTGAAAATCTTTTTTTGCTGTTGCCGCTTGCCCCGGGAATACACGATGAAGAATCTGTAAGAGAAAAATATCTGGTGAAAATGCTTGAAAGAATTGAAAAACATACCGGTGAAACCGACCTTATTTCCAGGATTGAATATAAAAGAAGCTATTGTGTAAGTGATTTTATTTCAGATTATAATGCTTATCAGGGCAACGCCTACGGATTATCGAATACTTTGTCACAGACAGCAGTCTTAAAACCTAAAATAAAAAACAGGAAGATCAGAAATCTTTTTTATACAGGACAATTAACGGTTCCTGGCCCGGGAGTTCCGCCATCCGTCATTTCAGGGAAAATTGTAGGGATTGAAGTTAGTAAACTAAAAATAAAATAATATGAAAAAATTGTTTGATGAATTGTCTTACGAAGTCAGTAAGTCCGCTACACAAAAATACAGCACCAGTTTTTCATTGGGAATACTGGCATTGAAGCCTTCCATCAGACCTGCTGTGTATGCTGTTTATGGTTATGTGCGCCTTGCAGATGAAATTGTAGATAGCTTTCATTGCTATGATAAAGAGAAACTTTTAAGGAGATTAAAGGCTGAAACATATGATGCGCTGGAAGAAGGCATATCACTCAATCCTATTTTGCATTCATTTCAGGAAACCGTTCGTCAGTATGATATTGATATCCGGTTGATCGATCAGTTTTTGCACAGCATGGAAATGGATCTTCATAAAATGGATTATAACTCGGAATTGTATAAAGAATATATCTACGGATCTGCGGAAGTGGTGGGGCTGATGTGTCTCCAGATCTTTACAGAAGGCAATAAAGAGCAGTATGAGCAGCTTAAGCCATTTGCTATGAAGCTTGGGTCAGCCTTTCAGAAAGTTAATTTTTTGCGCGACCTGAAAGATGACTACCAGGTATTGGGCCGAACCTATTTCCCTTCTCTGAATATGTCCATCTTTGATAATAAAGTAAAGGCTCAGATTGAAAAAGAAATTGAAGAAGAGTTTAACGAAGCATTGCAGGGAATTAAGAAACTGCCCGGATCCGCCATTTTTGGAGTATACCTGGCGTACAGATATTACCTTTCTCTTTTTGAAAAAATAAAGAAAACAAGTTCTCAGCATATTTTACAGCAGAGGATAAGGATCGCCAATTCGCAGAAGCTGGTGGTTGCATTCAAAAGCTATATACGGTACAAATCTGCTTATTTCTAACAGCTGAATTCCCGTCTTATAGTATTTTTTCGAAAGGTTTATGAATCAATAAAAAATAAATGATGTACAGATTATACAGAGAGCAGCAGCTCAATTGTAATATAGAAACGGCATGGGAATTTTTTTCATCCCCTCATAATTTATCAGAGATAACCCCTGGAAGTATGAATTTCGTAGTTCTTTCAGATGTTCGGGATGAGCCTATTTTTAAAGGAATGGAAATAGATTACAAAGTTTCTCCTTTACCGGGAATTCCGATGAAGTGGAAAACCGTTATCAGCCAGGTTGAGGATTATAAAAGCTTTACAGACTTTCAGAAAGAAGGTCCGTATAAGCACTGGAATCATTTTCATGAATTTATTCCGAATGAGAATGGGGTACTTATGAAAGATACTGTAGATTATGAACTTCCGATGGGTATTTTAGGTAAAATCGCTCATCAGCTATTCGTAAAGGAAAAGCTTAAAAGTATTTTCGATTTCAGATACCGGGTTTTGAATGATCTTTTTAATCATAAGCATAATTAAAATGAATTTTCTGATCGTTTTAGGAGTATTTATTTCCATGGAAGGAGCTACATGGCTTATCCACCGGTATATTATGCATGGCTTTCTGTGGAGCCTGCACCGGGATCATCATGATCATAGCCATGACGGGAAGCTTGAAAGAAATGATATGTTCTTTTTCATTTTTGCAAGCCCGGCTATCGCTTTATTGTACCTTGGCGTAAAGCAGCAATTCAGCTATTGGTTTTTTATCGGTCTTGGAATAAGTCTTTACGGAATGGCTTATTTCTTTGTACATGATATTTTTATTCACCAGAGAGCAAAGGTTTTTAGCAAAACAAACAATCCTTATTTCCTTGCCATAAGACGTGCGCATAAACAGCATCACAAGCATCTCGGGAAAGGGGATGGAGAATGTTTCGGTTTTCTGTGGGTTCCGGTTAAATATTTTAAAATGTATTTCAATAAAAAATGATGCCCTATACTTACATACTGATCAATTTTTTTACGGTCATTATCTGCTTTTTAGCCTCTTTTGACAAGAGAATACAGTTTAACAGGCTTTTCGGAAAGTTTCTGCTGTCGTCCACCATTGTGGCAATTCCTTTTATCATCTGGGATATATGGTTTACTGCAGAAGGAGTGTGGTGGTTTGATCTTAGGTATACGTTAGGATTCAAAATAGCCGGACTTCCTATTGAAGAATGGCTGTTTTTTTACTGTATTCCTTTTGCATGCGTTTTTACTTACTATTGTATAGAGAAGTTTTTTAATTTGGGATTGGCTGATGCCTTTAATAATATTATTGTATTTACGGCTGTTATTGTTCTCGGCGTTGTGGGACTTCTTAATTATGACAGAGTGTATACTTTGCTTACCGTGGTCATAACGATACTTACGCTTTGCTACCTGCATTTTATTGCTAAAAAAGAATGGATAGGAAAGGCCAGCTTTGTATACCTTGTTTTGATGCCCGGCTTTTTTGCAGTAAACGGAATTCTGACCGGATCTTTCATTCCTTCGCCTGTTGTTAACTATAATCCTGATGATTTTTTAGGCATCAGAATGGGCACTATTCCTGTTGAAGATACGGTTTACGGTTACAGTCAGTTTTTACTTAATATTTATTTCTTTAAAAAAATAACTAAGAATGAAAAATAGAACAATTTTTACTTTGCCAATAAACTTTTTAAAAAGATAAAACATGGAAAAAGTGAATATTTTTTGGTTCAGAAGAGATCTAAGGCTGGAAGATAATGTCGGGCTTTATCATGCGCTTCATTCAGGATTAAAGGTTATTCCGGTCTTTATTTTTGATACCGATATACTGGACAAACTTCAGAATAAAAAAGATAGAAGGGTAGACTATATCCATCAGGCTTTACAACGTATCCATAAAGAACTGAAAAAGCATAACAGCGGACTGTATGTTTATTATGGCACTCCAATGGAAATTTTTAAAAAAATAATTCAGGATTTCAAGATAGATAGCGTTTTCTGCAACAGGGATTATGAGCCGCAGGCCATACAGAGGGACCGTGAGATTGCTGATTTATTGCTCAAACATCATATTCAGCTGAAAGATTTTAAAGATCAGGTCATATTTGAAAAAAATGATATTCTGAAAAATGACCTTTCTCCATATACTGTTTTCACCCCATACTCAAAAAAATGGAAGGAGAATCTGAAAAATATAGAAACATTTACCACCAACCGGTCCCATTTTGCAAATTATGACGGAGCTTCAGAGATCATTTCCCTGAAAGAAATCGGATTTGAGAAAACGGATCTTGAGTTCACAGAACCAGAATTAAACAGAGATATAATAGATTCTTACGGAAAGTACCGGGATTTCCCTGCAATGGATCATACCACCCATCTTGGGATTGCCCTTCGTTTTGGAACCATTTCGGTCCGGAAATGCGTACAGTATGCCGTTAAACATAATGAAGTCTGGCTTAACGAACTTATATGGAGAGAATTTTTTATGCAGATTCTGTATCATTTTCCAAATATTGTTCATCAGTGTTTTAAAAAGAAATATGAGAATATTGCCTGGAGAAACAACGAAAAAGAATTTAGAGCGTGGTGCGAAGGGAGAACAGGATATCCCATTGTAGATGCAGGAATGAGGCAGCTTAATGAAACCGGATTTATGCACAACAGGGTAAGAATGA
Protein-coding sequences here:
- a CDS encoding MarR family winged helix-turn-helix transcriptional regulator gives rise to the protein MFSSQDDFIYLISLKTMGAMTKMQLIRRNVHEKSSGILIINRLIRNGWAVQTITEKDKRTKHIHITEKGLAILDEHMDEIRKASKVVVGNLTHSEQMLLIILLSKLDEFHDYYFRMNLETRDLLDNVYKRLN
- a CDS encoding NAD(P)/FAD-dependent oxidoreductase, which encodes MNSGSLRKKIAVIGSGFSGLSAAAYAAKSGNEVHVFEKHHQPGGRARQFKTEEGYVFDMGPSWYWMPDIIEGFFADFGYKASDFFKLVPLNPQFEMVFSKEKVSVPEKNEDIRELFEKIEKGAGKKYDQFMKSAQFKYEVGMKDFVTKPCYNWLEFASLKIAGSAVKLNLLSDFRKYVSGYFADPKLRSLMEFPVIFLGASPQNIPALYSLMNYGGYVLGTKYPMGGFYQLVLAMKEVAEKQGATFHFNHDVQKINTENGNVTSITVDGKDYEFDAVIASSDYHHTETLIPKSLRNYNDAYWKTRTFAPSCLIYYLGIKGKIPHLKHHTLFFENDLDNHIDCIYLNKKWPSKPLFYACCPSKTDPDVAPEGCENLFLLLPLAPGIHDEESVREKYLVKMLERIEKHTGETDLISRIEYKRSYCVSDFISDYNAYQGNAYGLSNTLSQTAVLKPKIKNRKIRNLFYTGQLTVPGPGVPPSVISGKIVGIEVSKLKIK
- a CDS encoding phytoene/squalene synthase family protein, which gives rise to MKKLFDELSYEVSKSATQKYSTSFSLGILALKPSIRPAVYAVYGYVRLADEIVDSFHCYDKEKLLRRLKAETYDALEEGISLNPILHSFQETVRQYDIDIRLIDQFLHSMEMDLHKMDYNSELYKEYIYGSAEVVGLMCLQIFTEGNKEQYEQLKPFAMKLGSAFQKVNFLRDLKDDYQVLGRTYFPSLNMSIFDNKVKAQIEKEIEEEFNEALQGIKKLPGSAIFGVYLAYRYYLSLFEKIKKTSSQHILQQRIRIANSQKLVVAFKSYIRYKSAYF
- a CDS encoding lycopene cyclase domain-containing protein, with product MMPYTYILINFFTVIICFLASFDKRIQFNRLFGKFLLSSTIVAIPFIIWDIWFTAEGVWWFDLRYTLGFKIAGLPIEEWLFFYCIPFACVFTYYCIEKFFNLGLADAFNNIIVFTAVIVLGVVGLLNYDRVYTLLTVVITILTLCYLHFIAKKEWIGKASFVYLVLMPGFFAVNGILTGSFIPSPVVNYNPDDFLGIRMGTIPVEDTVYGYSQFLLNIYFFKKITKNEK
- a CDS encoding SRPBCC family protein → MMYRLYREQQLNCNIETAWEFFSSPHNLSEITPGSMNFVVLSDVRDEPIFKGMEIDYKVSPLPGIPMKWKTVISQVEDYKSFTDFQKEGPYKHWNHFHEFIPNENGVLMKDTVDYELPMGILGKIAHQLFVKEKLKSIFDFRYRVLNDLFNHKHN
- a CDS encoding PA2169 family four-helix-bundle protein produces the protein MENTKTISTLNDLLHITNDRIKGFESVEGKVWESYSDLKGEYDKMISQSKIMKNEIINLITERGGNPDEETSSLAGSLHRTWIDIKNSLPRSNNDKETLENVVFGEKHAIEAYDNALKSGNLCAKSSEVIAEQLRQLRISYHQFNNIEHYKKKDE
- a CDS encoding sterol desaturase family protein → MNFLIVLGVFISMEGATWLIHRYIMHGFLWSLHRDHHDHSHDGKLERNDMFFFIFASPAIALLYLGVKQQFSYWFFIGLGISLYGMAYFFVHDIFIHQRAKVFSKTNNPYFLAIRRAHKQHHKHLGKGDGECFGFLWVPVKYFKMYFNKK
- a CDS encoding transporter, whose amino-acid sequence is MNNLYFFSKLAFAALFLPSVCFAQQESHKNYSLFNPVPRELMREMETDRPDVTESPYTVDAGHVQFETDLVRLIHEKSDMQKISTLLINQANLKIGITSNTAIQVGFQTYGRQKEKELDSNSEAVNKGIGDITLRIKQNLIGNNHGAFALAVLPYVKFPTSEYEESRYEYGLIVPMSYKLPGEWKLGLQVEVDKLKDTDQPSMHTEFLQTLTISHPLSKGIDWIAETYYTYDFKAHELSNFINAAIQMEVVKDLKLDIGINYGIQQTAAKHYFVGLSYRH